The following proteins are encoded in a genomic region of Paenibacillus sp. FSL H3-0469:
- a CDS encoding PFL family protein has translation MSIVEVQETNKMIREMNLDVRTITMGISLMDCAHTDMKVFNQKVYDKITRSAEKLVKTGEDLERQFGVPIVNKRISVTPISIAAGAVHTDTYVPVAQILDKAAKEVGVNFIGGYSALVQKGCTKGDRILIDSIPEALAVTERVCSSVNVGSSRSGINMDAVKLMGDIILQTAERTKDRDSIGCAKLVVFCNAVEDNPFMAGAFHGVGERECVINVGVSGPGVIKRALEEVKGQDFETLCETIKRTAFKVTRVGQLVAQEASKRLNVPFGIIDLSLAPTPEIGDSIAEIFQVMGLEEAGAPGTTAALAILNDNVKKGGVMASSYVGGLSGAFIPVSEDHGMIQAVQRGALTLEKLEAMTCVCSVGLDMIAIPGSTSKETLAGIIADEAAIGMVNNKTTAVRVIPVIGKDVGEMVEFGGLLGYAPVMAVNPFSCAGFVNRGGRIPAPIHSFKN, from the coding sequence ATCTCGATTGTAGAAGTTCAGGAGACGAATAAAATGATCCGGGAAATGAACCTGGATGTCCGCACCATTACGATGGGTATCAGCCTGATGGACTGCGCCCATACCGACATGAAGGTGTTCAACCAGAAGGTGTACGACAAAATTACCCGCTCCGCTGAGAAGCTCGTGAAGACCGGGGAGGATCTGGAGCGCCAATTCGGAGTACCGATTGTCAACAAACGGATCTCTGTAACGCCGATTTCGATTGCTGCCGGCGCTGTACATACCGATACCTACGTGCCTGTCGCCCAGATTCTGGACAAGGCCGCCAAGGAGGTAGGCGTCAACTTCATCGGCGGGTATTCCGCGCTGGTGCAGAAGGGCTGCACCAAGGGCGACCGGATTCTGATTGACAGTATCCCGGAAGCGCTGGCGGTAACCGAGAGAGTCTGCTCCTCCGTCAACGTCGGCTCCTCGCGAAGCGGCATCAATATGGACGCCGTGAAGCTGATGGGCGACATCATTCTCCAGACGGCTGAGCGCACGAAGGACCGCGATTCCATCGGCTGTGCCAAGCTGGTCGTATTCTGTAATGCGGTCGAGGATAACCCGTTCATGGCCGGCGCCTTCCACGGGGTGGGCGAACGGGAGTGTGTGATTAACGTGGGCGTAAGCGGCCCGGGTGTGATCAAGCGGGCGCTGGAAGAGGTGAAGGGACAGGACTTCGAGACCCTGTGCGAGACGATCAAGCGCACAGCCTTCAAGGTCACCCGTGTCGGCCAGCTGGTCGCCCAGGAAGCCTCCAAGCGCCTGAACGTGCCCTTTGGCATCATCGACCTGTCGCTGGCCCCTACGCCCGAGATCGGCGATTCTATCGCAGAGATTTTCCAAGTCATGGGCTTGGAGGAAGCCGGTGCTCCCGGCACCACTGCTGCACTGGCCATCCTTAATGATAATGTCAAAAAAGGCGGAGTCATGGCCTCCTCCTATGTCGGCGGCTTAAGCGGCGCCTTCATCCCGGTTAGTGAAGACCATGGCATGATCCAGGCGGTCCAGCGCGGGGCGCTGACTCTGGAGAAGCTCGAAGCCATGACTTGTGTCTGCTCGGTAGGCCTTGACATGATTGCCATTCCCGGCAGCACCAGCAAGGAGACCCTCGCAGGCATCATTGCCGATGAAGCCGCCATCGGTATGGTCAACAACAAGACCACAGCGGTCCGCGTCATTCCGGTCATCGGCAAGGACGTCGGTGAGATGGTCGAATTCGGCGGCTTGCTCGGATACGCTCCAGTCATGGCCGTCAATCCGTTCAGTTGTGCGGGCTTCGTCAACCGCGGCGGACGGATTCCCGCGCCAATCCATAGCTTCAAGAACTAA